The genomic DNA AATAGCTAATATACCATCATCCGGTTCAATGACTTCTCCTGTTCCAGAAATGAGTAAAAGCTTAGAAGCATCCATAACAATCAGCATGGCCTGCAACTGCCTTAATACTTTGTCACTGCGCCATTCTTTAGCTAATTCAACAGCCGCTCTTTGTAGATTGCCATTGAATTCCTCAAGCCTACCTTCAAATTTCTCGAATAAAGTGAATGCATCAGCAACAGAGCCGGCAAATCCGGCAACCACTTTTCCATGATAGAGTTGACGAACTTTTCGAGCAGTATGTTTCATGACAACTTGTTCTCCTAAGGTAACCTGACCGTCACCGGCGATGGCAGCTTTGCCATTATGATGGATCGCAAATATAGTCGTTGCATGGAATTCAGAATTGCTCAACATGGATTCCTCCTTATGCTCTTGGGTGATGGGCTAAATATGTATCTCGCAAACGTTCCTTTGTGACATGGGTATATATTTGAGTCGTCGATAAGTTTTCGTGTCCCAATAGTTCCTGTACAGCACGCAAATCGGCACCAGCATTAAGCAGGTGGGTCGCAAACGAATGTCTGATTGTATGAGGGCTGACTTTATTCGTCAACGACGCCTTCTGAACCATCTTATGTAGAATCATTCGAATGCCTCTTGCTGACAGCTGACCGCCCCGATAGTTGACAAATAATTGACAATGATGCGGCTTCCGGTTCATCAACTGTTCTCTACCCTCTTTAATATAGCTCTCAAGCGCTTCAGATGCAAAACTTCCAACTGGAACATAACGTTCCTTTCTACCTTTCCCCTTAGCCATAACCATGCCGAGATCCAAATCTAATCGATCCAATGTCAAACCTGTCAATTCACTGACGCGTAAACCTGTTGCATACAATAGTTCTATTATTGCCTGATTACGCTGACCCAGCGGCTTGCTTAAATCTTCTACTTCAAGCAGCTTGCCCATTTCCTCCTCATATAAAAAGGACGGCAAACGGTGATGTTGCTTTGGAGAAGCCGCCAAGGCGAAAGGGTTATGTTCAAGTGACGATTCCCTATTAAGAAAGCGATAAAAACTTCGCAAAGCTGACAACTTGCGTGCAACCGTGCGTCGCGAGCGCCCAACTTGTACCTGGTCGGTTAAAAACAACCTAACAGAAGCATAAGAAACAGCAGCAAAATTCTTGATGCCCTGCTGCTTCATGAATTGCCGAAATGCTTCTATGTCATTAGTGTAGTGTACAATCGTATGTTCTGACGCATGCTTCTCAACTTCCAAGTATCTTATAAAGGATTTAACGAATGATTGAGTCATTTTTTACCACCAAACTTAAGAAAGCTCCTAAATCGTATCACAATTCAGGAGCTCTGACAACAGATTTTACAATTTTGTAACAAAATTCTGAATAGTCCTCTGTGTCCGCTTATTACGGATTATTGCGGGTCTTCTTGATAATCACAGTTGGAACACTTCACGTAATTCCCTTTTTTACGTTTTTTCTCAACAAGATACTCGCCACACTTAGGACAGTTTCTTGGTAAAGGTTTATCCCATGAAATGAAATCACATTCAGGATAGCGGTCACAACCATAGAACTTCTTCTGTTTCTTGCCCTTTCTTTCTACAACATTTCCCTCTTTACAGTTCGGACAAGTTACCCCGATTTCCTTCAGGATCGGTTTGGTGTTACGGCAGTCGGGAAAATTGGAGCATGCTAAAAACTTGCCGTAACGTCCCATCTTATAGACCATCTCATGACCGCATTCCTCACAATCAATGCCAGCCGGTTCGTCGCGGATTTCGACTTCTTTCATTTCCTTCTCCGCTTTTTCCAGATGCTTTTCAAAATCTTGATAAAACTCGGCAATGACTTTAACCCAATCTACTTTGCCTTCTTCAACCGCATCTAAATCGTCTTCCATCTTCACCGTAAAATCAACATCAATGATTTCTGAAAAAAACTCAACGACTTGTTCGAGGACAACCTCACCTAATTCCGTCGGGACAAATTTCCGATCCTCTAATGTGACATAATTACGGCGCTGAATGGTATCGAGCGTCGGGGCATAAGTTGAGGGCCGGCCAATGCCTAACTCTTCCATTGTTCGCACCAGACGAGCTTCCGAATAACGCGGCGGCGGTTGAGTAAAGTGCTGTTTCGGCTCAATCTTTTCCTTAGATACCTTCATACCATCTTCTAGTTGTGGTAAAAAGTTGTCATCATCTTTCTTTTTGTCATCACTGCCCTCAATGTAAAGTTTCATAAAACCGGGGAATTTTATTTTTGAACCTGTTGCCCGGAACATAACACCTTGGTTAACGAGATCAGCACGCACGGTATCCATAATGGCAGGTGCCATTTGACTGGCAACAAAACGTTCCCAGATCAATTTATATAGCCTGTACTGATCACGGCTCAAATGTTCCTTAATCTCTTTTGGCTTATTGCCAACGGACGTCGGTCGGATGGCTTCGTGAGCGTCTTGGGCGTTTTCATTTTTCTTTTTGCTATTTTGGCTGCCCTTTCCGACAAACTTGGAACCGTATTTATCTTTGATGTAATCCTTGGCTTCGCTTTGAGCCACATCAGAAATCCGGGTCGAGTCTGTCCGCATGTAAGTGATCAAACCGGTGGTCCCTTGCTTGCCAATATTAATCCCTTCATAGAGTTGTTGCGCTAACATCATCGTTTTCTTCGCTCGAAAATTTAATTTACGAGCCGCCTCCTGTTGGATGGATGACGTTATAAATGGCGGCACCGGGTTTCGCTTTCTTTCCTTCTCCGTGACATTCTGCACTTCAAATTGATCACCCTTAAGACGGTTTAAGACACTGTCGACTTCCGATTGATTGTTCAATTCCTGTTTTTTACCATCAACGCCGTAAAATTGGGCATTAAAAGTATCCTTTTCGGTTGTAAAGGTGCCATCGATCGACCAATATTCTTTGGGTTCAAAATTTTGTATCTCTTGTTCCCGCTCAATGATTAATTTTAAAGCGACCGATTGTACACGACCGGCACTTAAACCTTTTTTGACTTTGCGCCAAAGCAATGGGCTAATGTTATAGCCGACTAATCGATCCAAAACTCGACGAGCTTGTTGCGCATTGACTAAATCCATATCAATCGTTCGCGGCTCTTTAAATGCATCTTTGATAGCGTTTTTAGTGATTTCATTAAATACGACACGACATTCCGTATCATCACTAATGTTCAAACTATGCGCCAAATGCCAAGCAATCGCTTCGCCTTCACGGTCGGGGTCGGCTGCTAGATAGACTTTCTTCGCTTTTTTCGCAGCATCTTTTAATTCCTTAAGAACCGGGCCTTTCCCGCGTATAGTGATGTATTTCGGATCAAAATTATCGTCTATGTTCACGCCCATCTGACTTTTGGGCAAATCACGTACATGTCCCATTGAGGCTTTAACTTTAAATTTTTTTCCTAGATATCTATTGATGGTTTTCGCTTTAGCGGGGGATTCAACGATGACAAGATAGTCTTCCATACCTGTAATTTCTCCCCTTTTTTGTTTTAATAAAATCTTAACTTATATTAAATACTGTATCGTCGTTTGTCAAACAATGCCTATATCATACGACTACTTCTAGATGTTTTCGACTAGCTTATTCCAAAAAAATGGCGTTCATTCATAATATCTTGGCTGCTCGTAACTAATTTTGCGCCTTGTTGAATCAAACGATTGGTTCCCAGAGCATCATCTGTCAGTATTGTCCCTGGTACAGCAAACACATCACGGCCCTGTTCTAAGGCCTGGTCAGCCGTTATTAATGAGCCGCTTCGCTCTTTCGCTTCGACAACCAAAGTTCCTGCAGATAAACCGCTGATGATCCGATTGCGTTCGGGAAAACGCCATCGTGCCGGTTTCGTACTGGGAGGATATTCACTGATGACAAGATGATGATCACATAACAAGCGAAACAATCCTTGATTTTGTTTCGGGTATGGATGGTCAAAACCCGAGCCTAGTACAGCAATCGTTCCGTTTGTCAACCCTATTTGATGGGCCCGTGCATCAATCCCAACAGCCATGCCGCTGACAAGCACAAACCCCTCATTAACAAGGGGATTCAAAATTTTATCCATACTTTTCACGCCAGCCTGACTTGGGCGTCTGGTCCCAACCACGCTGAGTTTTTTTGCCGCCTGTAACAAGGATACATCGCCTTGTGTGTATAAGACCCAAGGCGGGTCATAGATTTCTTTTAACTCATTAGGATAATCAGCATCACCAATGGTTAACACGTGAATGCCTGTTTCTTGATACGTGCGAAGCAATCGTTCAATAGGTAGGGTATGTAAGGAGTGATAGAATGTTTCAACCTTTTGTCTTGGCGTTCTCATGATCTCAACAAAATCGTCAACGGATAAATCATAGAGCCGATCCAGCGCCTCCTGATGTGTCATAAGTTTGTCAATGCCGCGCCAGCCAATCCCCTGACAATGATGGACGTGAATGAGTTTACTCCTGTTGTCCACCATGCAGCCCCCTTTGGATGTGTCGATGAAACACAGTTTTTTGATAAAGGCTGTTTTCGTAAATTTTGTTGCTTTTAACCTTATGGTTGAATCAAAATGCGTCGTCATGTGCCGCTCCGGAAATACACTGCGCGCTCGCTGAGTGCCCCGTTATCCTCCTCATGCCCACACCCGGGGTCCCCGAAAAGCAATTTTTGCTTTTTGGGGTGGATTGATGTGGGTAGGATCAGCGTTGTCACAGGACGTGACGCATTTAGCTGATCATCCTTCGCCCTGCGGGGTCTCACTTTAGCCACTAGTCCCGCAGGAGTTTCCGTGTATGTCCTCCGCTGGTATTGCTCTTAACAATTTTATAACATTGATTTTGCCTAGCAACAGCTGAAGACCCCGCAGGAAGTGGTCTTCTTCCGAGGAGGCTTAAGCATTGCCCGCGGAAAGCTTTGCCCGTAACGGAAATCAATATAGCACTTACTTCGCATTTTATAGATTTTGTGCAAAAGCAACAATTTTTTAGAAAACAGGCATTGATAAAAAAGCTCCCTTTAATTAGGGAGCTTTTTTAATAGCCTACTTATTTAATTAGACACTTTTCATATAAATCCTTCTCTTTGAGAACAGAAATTAATGTTTCACCGATAACGGCTGGTGTTTCTGCGACTTGAACACCATTGTCATTTAATGTTTGAATCTTAGCATCCGCCGTTCCTTGTCCACCGGAAACGATTGCACCAGCGTGGCCCATACGTTTTCCTGGAGGTGCCGTTTGACCGCCAATAAAGCCAACAACAGGCTTGTCCATATTTTCATTAATCCACTTGGCAGCTTCTTCTTCGGCCGAACCGCCGATTTCACCGATCATAATGACAGCATGGGTGTCATCATCTTCGTTGAAAGCTTTAAGCACATCAATAAAGTTTGTACCGTTGACCGGGTCACCGCCAATACCGACAGCCGTAGACTGTCCGATATTAGATTGAGTTAATTGATGCACAGCTTCATAGGTTAATGTACCAGAACGGGATACGATGCCGACGTGTCCTTTGGCATGAATATAACCGGGCATAATACCGATTTTACATTCGTCCGGTGTGATCACACCTGGACAGTTCGGACCAATCAACCGTGTGTTGGTGCCTTCCATATACTTTTTAACTTTGATCATATCCTGAACAGGAATATGCTCTGTAATAGTAATAACCATTTCAATAGCAGCATCTACCGATTCCATGATCGCGTCAGCCGCAAAAGCCGGCGGAACATAAATAACAGAAGCATTAGCTCCGGTGGCTTGGACCGCTTCCTCAACAGTGTTAAAGACAGGTACGCCTTCAACTTCCGTACCGCCTTTACCTGGCGTTACACCAGCGACAATATTTGTACCATATTCAAGCGATTGTTGAGTATGGAAGAGACCTTGTCCGCCAGTAATCCCTTGTACAAGGACTTTTGTATCTTGATTAATATAGATACTCACTTTATTCGTCCACCTTTCCTTTAAACTAGTGAGACAATTTTTTCAGCTGCATCAGCCATTGATTCAGCTGCCGTGATATTTAAGCCGGAAGCTTCAAGGATTTGTTTACCTTGTTCAACATTGGTACCTTCAAGACGAACAACAAGTGGTAGTTCGAGTCCAACTTGCTTTGTAGCTTCAATGATCCCGTTAGCAATATCATCACATTTCATAATACCGCCAAAGATATTAACAACAATCCCTTTGACATTAGGATCCGATAAAATGATTTTAAAGGCAGCCGTAACTTTTTCCGCAGAAGCGCCGCCGCCAACATCAAGGAAATTGGCCGGGTCGCCGCCATAATGCTTAATAATGTCCATCGTTGCCATCGCAAGTCCGGCACCGTTAACCATCATGCCGATATTGCCATCAAGAGCCGTGTAGTTAAGATCGTAATTGGATGCTTCGATTTCTTTGTCATCCTCTTCATCTAAATCACGAAGCTCTGACGTTTCTTTATGACGATATAAAGCATTATCATCGAAGTTCAATTTGGCATCCAGTGCCATAACCTGATTGTCACCAGTTGTGACGAGCGGATTAATTTCAGCAACAGAACAATCTTTTTCGACAAAAACATTATATAGCCCAACCATAAACTTGACAGCCTTACCAACCAATTTGGAAGGAATGTTTATGTTAAATGCTAAACGTCTTGCTTGGAACGGCATTAATCCGACGGTCGGATCAATATATTCCTTGAAAATCTTTTCTGGAGTATTAGCGGCCACTTCTTCAATTTCTGTACCGCCTTCCTCTGAACCCATCATAACGATCTGAGATGTGGTTCGATCGACAACAAACCCGATATAATATTCGCTTAGGATATCGCTGCCTTCTTCAATCAGTAAGCGCTTAACTTCCTTACCTTCATCCCCTGTTTGGTGGGTCACCAAAGTTTTTCCTAAAATTTCATCAGCATATGTACGGACGTCGTCAAGTGTCTTTGCCAGTTTGACACCACCGGCTTTGCCGCGACCCCCAGCATGAATCTGTGCTTTGACAACCGTCACATCAGTACCTAATGTTTGTGCGGCTTCAACAGCTTCATCAACAGTAAAAGCCACTTTGCCGTTTGGGACGGCGACGCCATATGATCTTAGCAAGTCCTTGCCTTGATACTCATGGATATTCACTATTGTTACCTCCTATCAATGGTTCCGTAATGGCGTTACCTTTTTATTGTATATAATCCCAATCAAATTTGTCCACCATTTCGGATGTTTCTTAATGATTAATTTTTGAAAGCCTTATCAAATCGTTCCTTTAATTCCTTTAAATAGAAAAATGATCCTATTAAAAATGATAGTAACATCAATATTCATGATTTGTTACACTAAGGATGCAAAGGGGGCATACATAGTTAACTAGTGCGCCTAAGTCGAATCCGTAAAGTCCTTATCGAGCTTATAGATGAACGCAAAAATTTCGGCAACCGCTTCATATAATTCAGAAGGAATCATTTCATTCACTTCCAATTCACTGAGCAACTCAACAAGCGTGCGATCTTCCTGTATTGGAATATGATTGGCCTTTGCAATCGCAATGATTTTATCGGCCCACTCTTGATCGCCATGCGCTTTGATTTTCGGTGCCTGATCCTTCAGTTGGTCGTAGGTGAGCGCCACCGCTCGTTTCTTATAATAATTGTCAGCCGTCATATGTGCCTATCCATCCAATCTTGACTGGGCGTTAATAGTTCGTCTTTCTTTTGTACAGCCGATGCTTTTATCTGTTTGACCGATGACAATTGGTAATCATATTTTTGTAAAATACGAGATAAAACCGGCTTCCAATGGTCCAATCGTTCACTAAAATCGACAGCATCATTATATAAGGATAATGATAAATAACGATTTTGACTCTGTAACAATACCGTGACATCATTCAAATGATCTAATTGAAGATGAAAGACCACCTTACAATGATCGCCATCCAAAGTTCCCGCTTGCGTTTTCCTTCCCTGCCAAAACATCGTGACATCTTTAAACATATGCTGCCACCAAATTGGGAAATGAGTCAGCCACTGGAAAAGGTCTTGCTCCCTCTGGGATAAACCGGTCATCTGCCAACCATTCAATCGGTTAATCAGGGTCTCAGCTTGTTCTTTTACATAAGATGATAGATGAGGATCCTGACGCCATTTAAGCATCATTTGTTTGATACTTAAAGGGAGCTCTTGATTACCTTGACGTTGTTTCAGCAAGGCTTCATCAAAGTAGCCAAGCTGTTCTAAAAGTAATTTTAGAGAGAAACGTGTCTTGGTCTCAAGTGCCGGCCAATGGCTCCAAAGGCTTTGCAATGATTCGTGCGGTAAATGACGATTCAATTGATTGAATATATCAGCCAACCGACCCTCCTGTGCGGAACGTAAGGCCTTTAGGATACCTGCGGATAACGGGTAGTTTTGTCGCAGTAATGGTTTGATTGCATTTAAATCGGCTTCAACATCATCGCTAGTTTGCAAGAGCGACAACACATTTTGCAAACGTTGGCTCGTTAAAGGCAGCCGCGACTCGAGAAAGAAATGGATCACCTGCTTGGACAAGGCATTCTTTTTGACATCTAATTGGTTGTATAAGGATGTTGGCAAAGTGTCTTGTTCAGTAGCTGATGACAACTTTTGAATGATCTTCAATTCAACCCGGGCGTGGGTATTCATGACTTGAAATATGTATGAGGCGTGTAACTGAATCGGTGTCTGTACCTTGGCATGAACAGTCCGACCGTTTAATAAAATATCAACTTGCTGATGGGGATAGATTTTTGCAATTTGACCTTTAATAAACTGGCCGCCAATGAACGTCGGCTGACCAATGGATTTAAAGGTATGAATGCTCGACATAGGCTGCAAATTTACTCATCCTTTCAAGCGTTCACGAACAGGGCGAAACGAGCGGCGATGGTCTGGTATCGGTCCAAGTTGGTCGAGCGCTTCCATGTGCTGCTTGGTCGGATACCCCATATGGTCTTCAAAACCATAGTCTGGATATTGTTTACCTAGATTGATCATCATTTCATCACGGGTTTCTTTAGCAATAATTGAAGCAGCGGCAATGGAAATACTCTTGGCATCACCTTTGATGATGGACGTCTGTGCTATTGACAGAGGAATGTCCATAGCATCAACGAGCAAATGATCCGGAGCGGGCGATAATTGTTCGACAGCCCGAACCATGGCCATTTTTGAGGCTTGATAAATATTCACGCGATCAATATCTTCCGGTGTCGCCACACCGATGCCAATCGCTTCGGCTGTATCTTTTATTTGTCCGACCATGCTCTGACGCTGGTCACGGCTTAATGTTTTCGAATCGTTCACGCCAAGTAACTGGTCATCTGCTGGCAAGATCACAGCACAAGCCACCACAGGGCCAGCCAACGGTCCGCGGCCGACTTCATCAATGCCAGCGATCCGTCGGATTCCTCGATCACGTAGCGCGTGTTCATACTGATTCAGATCATGCCACCGCTTCAACGCTTCCTGCTGCTTCTCATGGGCGCGTTCCATACGTCCTACAAGCTCCTGCACACCTTTACGATGATCCGCCCTTAACATGGCCCATTCGCTCTCTGTTAACGTGGCTCGTCTGTCTAAGAACGTTTTAATTTCTTTAATCGTCATCTTCTCCATTAACTAAGTCACCTTTACTTCATTTATCGACAAATCTTATTAAGTGTTTAACGTCTGACACGTAGAAAAGCACGCAACTTATGTTTGCGTGCTGAAAGCTTCGGGGGTTTCCAATGATAATGCCCCTAGTTTGCCACTTCGGTAGTCTCGCAGGATGATTTCTGACGTTTTGTCATAATCAACCCTACCCCCTGCCATGATACAGCCGCGCTTTTGGCCGATGGTATCAAACAAGGAGACAATCGCTTCCTCATCAAAAGACTCATCTAAATTGTAGCGAGATTTTAAAGCATCAGGATAATGGGTGATTAAAACTTTCAATAAAAATACCGCCGTTTCCTGAAAATCGATCAATTCATCCTTAATTGCTCCCGTTGCAGCTAACTTAAAACCGACGGATTCATCCGCAAACTTTGGCCAAAGAATACCGGGTGTATCCAAAAGTTCCATCGTTTTACCGACTTTAATCCATTGCTGGCCTTTGGTAACACCTGGTCGGTCACCGATTCTAGCTTTTTTTTTGTTAGCCAGCCGGTTAATTAACGTCGACTTACCGACATTGGGGATCCCTAAAATCAAAGCTCGATCGGCTCTAGACTGATAACCCTTACTTTCCATCTTGGTCTTACGAGCTTGATTTAAACGATGAACAGCATCCGGAATTTGTTTGACCCCATTTCCATTCTGCGAATTGACCGCCAATGTCGTGGCACCTTGATCAGCAAAATACTTCTGCCATTCACTCGTCACATTTTCATCAGCCATATCTTTTTTATTTAACAAAACAAAGCGAGGTTTTTGCCCAGCGATATCATCGACCATTGGATTGCGGGAGGCAAGTGGAATTCGCGCATCCACCAGCTCAATGATGACATCAATCAATTTTAACTTTTCCTTCATTAGACGTTGGGCTTTTGCCATATGTCCTGGATACCATTGAATGGTCATGACTATCACCTACTTAAAGAATTCAAAATGAGGGACTGGCCAAAATAAAAGATTGGCTTCACCGACAATTTTGTCCAAATCTACAGAACCAATAATGCGACTGTCCGTACTATTGCGCCTGTTATCACCTAGAACAAACACTTTCCCTTCAGGAACTTTGGTTTTAAAATCATATGTAAGGGGACCGTTTGTTTTCTGCTTATATTTTTGCAGAAAAGGCTCTTCAATCTTTTTACCATCTACGATGAGTTGTCCATTCTTATATTGTATCGTTTCCCCAGGCAATCCGATAACACGCTTAATATAATCTGATTCTTCAGTCGCATGAAACACAACAATATCAAAACGCTCCAGGTCACCGAATGTTGTCTCAAGCCGGTTAACAATCAAATGATCGTTATCATGAAGCGTTGGCATCATAGAACGACCATCAACCATAATATGTGTGAATAAGAATTGTCTTATAAGAGCCGCTAAAATAATTGCAATAATAACCGGCTTGATCATTCCCCAGGTTTTCTTTCCAAAATCCGCCATGGACAGAGCCTCCATGTATCTCATTGTATAAAGAAAACTTGGCTTACCGCCAAGCCTTAGTTCCATTTATACTTTCTTTAAGTGAAAAAAAGAAGCTTGCGAACAAGCTTCTTTTATCACCATTAACGACTTTTAATGCGAGCGGCTTTACCGATGCGATCACGCATATAATAAAGTTTGGCGCGACGTACTTTTCCGTGGCGAACAACTTCAATTTTGTCGATTTTTGGTGAGTGAACAGGGAATGTTCGCTCAATACCGACACCAAAAGAAATTTTACGCACAGTGAATGTTGCGCTGATACCTGTACCACGGCGCTTAAGTACAAATCCTTCAAATACCTGAATACGCTCACGCGTGCCTTCAACAACTTTGACGTGAACTTTCACAACGTCACCAGCTCGAAATTCAGGTACGTCAGATTTCAATTGTTCTTGCGTCACTTCACGAATTAACTCTTGCATAAATGCCCCTCCTTCCGCACAAATGTTCATACGACTTTATCTATCGCAGCGGAACACCGTAGTGAATGGCATTTGCCACAACGATTATATTATCATATTCTCTCGTTAGCTGCAATAGAGAATCAGTCGTTTGATTTCAATGCTTCTAACCAATCCTTAGCTTGTTCATCCAGCGATAGTTTATTAAGCAGCTCCGGACGTCGTTCGTAAGTTCTTTTGATTGACTGCCGGTAACGCCATTCATCAATTTTGGCATGATTGCCCGATCTAAGCACCTCAGGCACTTCAAAACCACGAAAGTTTGCTGGACGGGTATATTGTGGATGTTCCAGCAAACCATTTGAAAACGAATCAGAGACAGCTGATGTTTCATTACCTAAAACACCGGGAAGCAAGCGTACCACACTATCGATGACCACCATGGCTCCAAGTTCACCACCTGTCAGAACATAATCACCAATGGATATTTCATCAGTAATCAAATGATCACGAATACGTTCATCATAACCTTCATAATGACCGCAAATAAATATCAAGTGATCCTCCTTAGACAGGGCTTCAGCGTCGGCTTGTTGATAGGGACGGCCTTGAGGTGTTAATAAAATCACCCTCGGTTGCTGTTCAGCAGATTCAGTAACGGCATCAACAGCATCGAAAATCGGCTGCGGTGTCAATACCATGCCTGCTCCGCCACCATACGGATAATCATCCACGCGGTTATGCTTATTTTCCGTGTAATCGCGAAAATTTGTCACAGCAAAATCTACAATACCGCGGTCAGCAGCTTGATGCATCATCGAAGCACTGAGCACTCCGGTAAACATCTCCGGAAATAGGGATAGAATATCAATCTTCATCATCCATCAACCCATCTAGTAAGTGAATCTTAATCGTATTATTACTGACATCAATCGCTTTGACCACATCTTCTATGTAAGGGATTAAGACATCTTCCCCGTTCCGACCTACAACCCAGACATCATTCGCACCGGGAGAAAGGATTTCATTGACGCGGCCGATATAGTCACCCGCTTCACTATATACATCACAGCCGATAATTTCATGATAATAGAATTCATTATCCCCTAATGGTTCTAACTGTTCTTTTGAAACAAACAACAATTGCCCTTTCATCCACTCCACATCTTCAATCGATTCATACCCAGCAAAAGTAAGTAAATGAAATTGTTTATGAATCCTGTGACCAGATACCGTAACGGGTGTCTTGTTTGTGTCATCCTTGCCAATATATAGAACAGCATCTTCGGCAAACCGCTTGTCTTCAAAGTCTGTTGAACTCATAACACGGACTTCACCACGGAGACCATGCATATTGACGATTTTACCGACGTGAAACCACTCTTGTTTCATACCATCACAACCTCTTCTGAAACTTATCATTTGTCAAAATGAAAACAAAAGTAGGGAGAGCCCACGCTCCCCCTACTCCCGTATAGCGACATTCACATTTTTTTGATGAGCTGCTC from Tuberibacillus sp. Marseille-P3662 includes the following:
- the ylqF gene encoding ribosome biogenesis GTPase YlqF; this translates as MTIQWYPGHMAKAQRLMKEKLKLIDVIIELVDARIPLASRNPMVDDIAGQKPRFVLLNKKDMADENVTSEWQKYFADQGATTLAVNSQNGNGVKQIPDAVHRLNQARKTKMESKGYQSRADRALILGIPNVGKSTLINRLANKKKARIGDRPGVTKGQQWIKVGKTMELLDTPGILWPKFADESVGFKLAATGAIKDELIDFQETAVFLLKVLITHYPDALKSRYNLDESFDEEAIVSLFDTIGQKRGCIMAGGRVDYDKTSEIILRDYRSGKLGALSLETPEAFSTQT
- the lepB gene encoding signal peptidase I, with translation MADFGKKTWGMIKPVIIAIILAALIRQFLFTHIMVDGRSMMPTLHDNDHLIVNRLETTFGDLERFDIVVFHATEESDYIKRVIGLPGETIQYKNGQLIVDGKKIEEPFLQKYKQKTNGPLTYDFKTKVPEGKVFVLGDNRRNSTDSRIIGSVDLDKIVGEANLLFWPVPHFEFFK
- the rplS gene encoding 50S ribosomal protein L19, producing MQELIREVTQEQLKSDVPEFRAGDVVKVHVKVVEGTRERIQVFEGFVLKRRGTGISATFTVRKISFGVGIERTFPVHSPKIDKIEVVRHGKVRRAKLYYMRDRIGKAARIKSR
- the trmD gene encoding tRNA (guanosine(37)-N1)-methyltransferase TrmD gives rise to the protein MKIDILSLFPEMFTGVLSASMMHQAADRGIVDFAVTNFRDYTENKHNRVDDYPYGGGAGMVLTPQPIFDAVDAVTESAEQQPRVILLTPQGRPYQQADAEALSKEDHLIFICGHYEGYDERIRDHLITDEISIGDYVLTGGELGAMVVIDSVVRLLPGVLGNETSAVSDSFSNGLLEHPQYTRPANFRGFEVPEVLRSGNHAKIDEWRYRQSIKRTYERRPELLNKLSLDEQAKDWLEALKSND
- the rimM gene encoding ribosome maturation factor RimM (Essential for efficient processing of 16S rRNA), which translates into the protein MKQEWFHVGKIVNMHGLRGEVRVMSSTDFEDKRFAEDAVLYIGKDDTNKTPVTVSGHRIHKQFHLLTFAGYESIEDVEWMKGQLLFVSKEQLEPLGDNEFYYHEIIGCDVYSEAGDYIGRVNEILSPGANDVWVVGRNGEDVLIPYIEDVVKAIDVSNNTIKIHLLDGLMDDED